The segment AGTTCGACCGCGGTCATGATCTCCTGGATCGAGAACATCGCCGCCCCGTCACCGAGCAGGCAGACGACCTGATTGTCAGGGGCACCGAGCTTCGCGCCGATCGCCGCTGGGATGCCGTAGCCGAGTGTTGCGAAGCCAGGCATGTACAGGTGCTGGTACGGCTTTCGGGCGGCAAAGAAGTGCACGGATCCGAGGTAGGTGATCTGCGAGCTGTCACCGGTCAGGATCGCGTCGTCGTTCATCGCCGCCCGCACGGCGGCACAGATGGCGGGCGCCACCGGGTAGTCCGGCTCCGCCTCCGCATACGATGCCTCACGGAGCTTTGCCGCGCGTTCGCCGCCCGCGCTGCGGTCGACATCAGCACCCGTCGGCCCGTTGCCCGCATCGTGTTCGGCATCCGAACCGCTTTCGCCGCCCGCCGGCTCGGACCGATGCGTTTCGGTGAGGCGGGTCTGAATGGCGGCCAGGAACTCACCGGCATCGCCATGACCCAGAATCTTTCCGGGCAGGTTCTTGTGCAGTTGGTCTGGATCGATATCGCAGCGGATCACCAGCGGCCTGGCCGGCGCGTCCGGCTCGCCGCCGATCCGTCCTCCCCATAGGTCGGAATCCGCAAGCTCCGTGCCGACAACAAGGATGACGTCGCATTTCGCCGATTCATCTTGGATGGCGCGCAGCCGGATATTGGCGCCAAGCGACAGCGGATGCAGTTCGTCCAGCACGCCCTTGCCATTGACCGTCGTGACAACTGGCGCGTCCAGCGTCTCCGCCAGCCGGGTCACCTCGGTGCTGGCATGACAGGCGCCGCCGCCGGCAACGATGAGTGGACGGCCGGCCGAAGCGAGCGCCTCGGCTGCTGCCGCGACGGCATCCTGATTGGCAACCGGCCGCGATACCTGCTGTTGCGCCGCCGGACTGCCCGACCACGAGCCTTCGAGGATGTCCAGCGGAACCTCTATGTGCACAGGGCCCGGACGCCCTGACCGGAACGTGGCGAACGCATCCGCGACGGCCTGGGCAGCGCCCTCCGCGGTCCGGGTACGGCGGCTCCACAACAGAAGATGCTCGATCGCGCCGCTGGCGTCCTTGGTTTCGTGCAGCAGCCCGGCATCCGCACGTTCAAGTCCGACCGGGACTCCCGGCGAGAGCACCAGCATCGGCCGGGATTCGGCATAGGCGGTGGCAGCCGCGGTGATCACGTTCGTCAGGCCGGGGCCGGATGTCGTGATCACCACGCCGGGCTTGCCGGTGACCTGCCAGTAGCCGTCGGCGGCATATCCCGCGCCCTGCTCGTGCCGCGGCGTGACTGCCCGGATGCCGAATGTCTTCAGATGCCGATAGAACTCGAGGTTATGAGTGCCTGGGATGCCGAAGATCATCTCCACGCCGTGTGCGTGCAGGGTGGAGACGACGGCGAGGGCACCGTTGCGGAACTTCTCCGGCGTACCGGCGAAATCGGTCATTGTCCCTACTTCGCCCTATCCGGCGTAACGCCGAGATGTGCCGCGATCGGACCGGTCGGTCCGGTGGCGCCCTGGGCGTTAGCGCCCATCACCGACAGCAACTCGTAGCCGACCTGGGCGGCGGCGAGTCCGGTGATTTCCGCGTGATCGTAAGCCGGTGCAACCTCGACGATCTCCGCCCCGACGATGTTGAGGCCCTGTAGACCGCGGATTGAGTTCAGCAGCTCGCGGCTGGTCATCCCGCCGGCCTCCGGGGTTCCGGTACCTGGCGCGGCAGCAGGGTCGAGCACATCGATGTCGACCGAAACGTAGACCGGTGCATCACCGAGCCGGCGGCGCATCCGCTCGATCACGTTCTCGATGCCCTTGAACTGGTAGTCGTCGCTGCGCACGATCTGGAAGCCGAGGACGGCATCATCCTCGAGGTCCTTCTTCGAGTACAGCGGACCGCGAATGCCGATATGCATGCTGCGTTCGAGATCGATCAGACCTTCTTCGGAGGCGCGGCGGAATGGCGTGCCATGCGTGTAGGGCGCTCCGAAATAGGTGTCCCAGGTGTCGAGGTGCGCGTCGAAATGCAACACCGCGATCTTGCCGTGGGTGCGGGCGTGCGAACGAAGCATCGGCAGCGCAATCGTGTGGTCCCCGCCGATGGTCAGCAGCTTGGCGCCGTCGGCCCGGAGCTCGTCGGCGGCCTGCTCGATCGAGGTGATCGCCTCCTCGATGTTGAACGGGTTGACGCCGATATCACCGCAATCCGCGACCTGCTGGCTGGCGAACGGGAATACGTCCGTCGCCTGGTTATAGGGGCGCAGCAGCCGCGAGGAGGCCCGGACATGCGACGGTCCGAACCGGGCGCCGCTGCGGTAGCTGACCCCGGCGTCATAGGGGATGCCAAGAATCTTGACGTCGACCGAACCCGCGCCGTGTTGGGTTTCCACCTGATCGATCCGCGGCAGCAGCCCGAACGTCGGCGGCCCGGCGAAGCGGGGAATCTGGGTACAGTCCTGCTGACCGATTGGTTCACGGTTTGACGATGATTCGACGCTCACCTGATGCTCCTTCGCACACTTCTGCATTGAACTCCAAAGCCCTCTTTCGAACACAGGGCACCTATCGAACCTAGCGCCTGCTCCACCCCCTAACGCGATATACACACTGTCGAAGCGCAGACTTTGACACGCCACGGTGGATAATCGTGACATGGTCAAACTCAGCGATATCGTCGGACGGAAGGACCTGGACCTCGAAGTGGTCTGGCCACACCGCACCTCGCTTCGTGACCGATTCCTTGAGCGGAACGTCGACGCGGCGAGCGTCTCGGAGCTCTCCGACCCCGGTCCCTGGCTGCAGGGTTCCGAGCTTCTGATGACGATCGGCCTGCTGCTGCCGGACAGCGAGGCCGGATGCCGTGACTATCTCCACCGGGTCGCGAAGGCCGGTGCGGCGGCCGTCGCCATCGGACTTGGCGCCGAACTTCCACATCAGCAGGTGCCGGACCGGCTGATCGAAGCCGCCGCCGCAGTCCGGATTCCGCTGCTCGCCGTGCCGCAGGCAGTGCCCTTCGTCGCGGTCACGAAGGCGTTCGTCGAGCTGCGCACCGAAGCCGAACGGCGCGGACTCGAATGGGCCCTGCAGGCACAGCGCTCGATCACGGTCGCGGCAACCAGGCCAGGACCGGTGCAATCCATGGTCAAGGCGTTTTCAACCGCCGCGGCTGCCGACGCGGTCGTGCTCGATGCCGCCGGGCACGTCAGCGCCGCCCATGGCCCTGGCGCCGGCTCGCTGCCCGAGCTGCTCGGCGGCCAGCTTGCGCGGATGCGAAAGCAGCCCGGTCGCTCTGCTTCGATTGACTTCGACGGCAAGGTCGTCCGGGAGGTGCACCCGCTCGGCATCGCCCGCCCGCGTGCATGGCTATTGATCCAGCGCGGCACGGCTGATTCCAGCAGATCCGGAGGCGTGCCAGGCGGCAGCAGTGCGGCCGGCAGCGTGGCGGGCGGCAGCGTGCCAGGCGGCAGCAGTGCGGCCGGCAGCGTGGCGGGCGGCAGCGTGCCAGGCGGCAGCAGTGCGGGCGGCAGCGTGGATGACGGCGTTCGCGACCGGACCGGCAGCGACTCCGCGCAGCATCGGGTTGTCACCGCGGGACTCATCTCGCTGCTGAGCCTGGAACTGGAAAGGAGACATGCCGCGCTCGAGGAGGTGTGGCGATCAGGCCGCGATGCGTTCGCCGAACTTGTGAGTTCCACCGTTGACGACGGCGCCGCGCTTGCGTTGCTTGGCCGAGCCGGGATCAACCCCTTTCCGGTGTTGGCCGGCTCGCACCTCGAATCCGATACCCGGCCGTGGGGCATCTTCGGTCCACTCTCCGGACGCCGGGTTCGCGTGCTCGCCCTCAGCCAGCGCGAACCGACTCCAGGACAGCATCATCAGCTGCTGGCCGAAGATCTGGCATCGGAATTCGAAGGCACTCTGGTGAGTTTCGACCCGGCCGCTGTTTTCCTGCTGATCGCCCATGACGACGCCCTCAGTGACCGACTCACCGACCTGGCCCTGGAGCGGAACCTGGCCCTCGGCATCGGCAGCGTACTTCGCCCTGGGGCCGCGAGGGTGTCCTATCAGCAGGCACGGGCCGCGCTGCGGCTCAGCCTGAACTCCGGCCAGGCCGAAACCGCGGCCGGGGACGCCGACTTCCGCCAGATGCTTGACCTGGTGTCCGCCGAACGACTTGGCGAGTTCGCACTTTCCGTACTCGGCCCGGTAATCGCCATCGACGACTCGGACCACTCGATGCTTGCCACGCTTCGCGCCTACATCGACCAGCGCGGCAACCAGGACGCGAGCGCCACGGTCCTCGGAATCCACCGGCACACAGTGCGCAACCGGATCGCCCGGATTGAGCGGGCGACCGGCCGTGACCTCGGCGCCCCGGACAGCCGGCTCAACGTGGCGCTCGCCCTGCATGCCTACGACCATTTCCCGCAGCAAAGCTGAGAAACTCCGGCAACCTCAACAGCGAAACGGTCCGCAAAGTCGGCTTGGTCGTCACATATTTGGGACGAAGTCACCGACAAACCGGACCGTTTCGCCAGGAATCAGCCCAGCTTGAGCAGGGCGCCCATGCCCATCACGCCCGCGACGATGATCACAATGCCGACGATGTCCAAAGCAACGCCCGATCGGACCATTTTGGTGATCGGCACCATCCCGGTTCCGTAGACGATGGCGTTCGGTGGCGTCGACACCGGAAGCATGAATCCGAACGATGCGCCGAAGATGGCGGCGAGCGCGGGAATCACGGCATTGACGTCGGCCGCGACGGCCAGCGGAATGATGATCGGTACGACGACTCCAACGCTCGCCGTGTTGCTTGTCGTTTCGCTGATGATCACCGCGATGACCGTGCCGAGGATTGTTAAACCGAGCAATGTCTGGATACCGAGCAGACCGCTCAGGCCGCTCCCGATCGCCTCCGCAAGCCCGGTTGAGCCAAGCAGACTTCCCAAGGCGATGCCGGAGCCGAAGAGCACGATCGTTCCCCAGTCGATCCGGGCGGCGTCATTCCACGTGATGGTGAACTTGCGCTGCGACCAATCGACCGGCAGCACGAACAGCAGGGCCGCCGCGACGATCGCCACCGCGCCCTCGTTCATGCGGTCGGTTACCGCGTCGTACACCGCACCCTCGCCGCCAGTGAACAGCCCGATCAAGCCGGGCGTCACCCACAGCAGCACGGCCACGCCGAACGCGATCAGTGTGTTGCGGCCTCCCGCACCCATCCGGCCCAATTTGGCGTGCTCCTCGCGGACATACTTCTCGACGCCCTCGATGTGCTTGACTTCCGGCCGGTTGAGCATGACGAGCAACACGCACAGCACGGCGAACATGACCACGACGAGCGGGAAGGCCAGCACCATCCAGGTGAAGAATGGAATCGTCTCGCCGGTTGCGTCCTCTATGAACGCGCGGCCGATCAGGTTGGGCGGGCTGCCCACCGGCGTGAGCAGGCCGCCGATGCTAGCCCCGTAGGCCACCATCAGCATCAGCGCGGTCGCGAAGCGGAGACGTCCCGGTTTTACCGAGTCACCGGACTGCGACGCAATCATGTTGGTCAGGAACCCGACTATGCCAGCAGCGATAGGCATCATCATTGCGGCCGTGGCGGTATTGGAAATGAAACCACTGAGCAGGGCTGTAATCGCCCCGAAGGCGACAATGATCCGAACCGTCGAGTTTCCGATTCCCGGAAGCCTTAGAACACCAAAAGCGAACCGGCGGTCGAGACCGTGCTTGCGCATAGCTTCGGCGATGATGAATCCGCCGATGAACACGAACAGAGTGCTGTTGCCGAAGAGCGCGAAAACCTCGTCAGCTGGTGCGACGTTGCCGAGCACCACGAGGCACATGGCGACCAGCGAGGTCACCGGGATCGGGATCGCCTCGCTGATCCAGTAGATGATGACGAACACGACGATGCCGGCCAGCCGCTGCGCTGGGGCGTCGAGGCCCGCGGAAAGGAAGTAGACCGCAAGGCCGGCGAGCGGCCCCAGAATCAAGCCGATCGTGCGCCTGCCGCGTTCGAAGCGTTGCTCGGCCGGGCTGAGCGTCTCGGCGACCTCGTCCATCGTTCGGTATGTCGTTGGCCGCGCCGGCTCTTCGGGCTTAGTTGACATGATCCACTCACCCCTCAGCGTCATTGCTGCCTTGTTTATACTGCATCAGCAGCTGGTAGTCCATCGTTGCGCCAGTCGCTGCATGCATACGACCAGTTCCCACTGCACAGCTGAGGGCTGGGCACGAGGCCGGCTGATTTACAAGCGAAACGGTCCGCAATGTCGGCTTGGTCGTCACATATCTGGGACGACCTCAGCGAGAAAGCGGACCGTTTCGCCTCGGGCCTGGCAGGCTAGAAGTTCTCCTTGCGGAACTCGTCGGCGATCTCGATCAGCCGGTCCGACGCCTCAGGTTCCGCGATGGTGCATCGCACCCCGACATCGAGGTTCCGCACGCTGAGAGCCCGGGCCCGGCAGGCGGCATCGAAGGCGTCGGTCAGTTCACCCAGCGGCAGCCAGATGAAGTTGGCCTGCGAGTCGGGAACGTTCCAACCCTGGGCAAGCAGCGCCCCGCGCACCCGATTGCGCTCGGCGACGATTGAGCACACCCGTTCTCGCATCTCATCCTCGGCGCGCAGCGAGGCCAGCGCGGCCTTCTGGCTCATCGACGTCACGCCGAACGGGATGACAGTTTTCGTCAGTGCCTCGATAACATTCGGCCGGGCGACCGCGAAGCCGATTCGCATCCCGGCCAGACCGTGCGCTTTGGAGAAGGTGCGCAGCAGCACCACGTTATTCCGGCCTGCGAAAAAGTCGAGTCCGTCCGCGGCATCCGGATCGGTAATAAAATCCAGGTACGCCTCGTCGAGCACGACGATTACGGATGGCGGCACCTTGCCGAGGAATTCCTCGAGCTCGTCGCTGCGGATGGCCGGGCCGGTCGGATTGTTCGGCGTGCAGAGGAAGATCAGCCGGGTACGCTCGGTAATCGCATCGGCCATCGCCGGGAGGTCGTGGCGGAATTCCTCGGTGAGTGGAACTTCCACGGCTTTCGCCGCGGCAAGCCCGACGACCTGCGGATACATCTCGAATGACGGCCAAGCGTAGATGGCCTCATCGCCGTCGTCGCACGTCGCCTGGGTGATCGAGTTGATCAGCTCCGAGGAGCCGGTGCCGATGATGAAATGATCGGTCGGCAGATTCAGTCGAACACCGAGTGCGCCGACGAGTTCAACTCCAAAGGTGTCCGGATACCTGGCCGGAGTGGCCGCGGCCTCGGTAATCGCCTCGATCACCGAGGGCAGCGGCGGCAGATAGCTTTCATTGGAGGAGATCTTGTAGCTGACCAGGCCGGCAATCTCCTGCGGCGCCTTGCCCGGAATGTATGGCGGAAAAGCATCGAGGGCCTTCCGCAGTTTTGGAATGTGCATGGAACACACTGTACGAGCAGGTATCGGAACCGAACGCTCAGGCCTCGCCGCGTCGGCTGTCGCAGGCAGCCGCCATCCCGAACCGAACGCTCAGGCCTCGCCGCGTTGGTTGCTGGCAGCTGCCATCCGGGTCCGAACGCTCATGCCTCGCTGCGTCGGTTTGTCGCAGGCAGCGCGGGAACTTCCCGCGCTGCCCGTAACAAACCACACCTGACGCGGCCTAACCGGACCGAATCCTAAGCAGGTGACCTAGAACGCTGGAAGTACCTGTCCGTCGGTCCACTCTTCCTCGATGAACTTCTTCACTTCGTCGGAGTGCAACAGCTCGTCAAGCTTCTTGAGCGATTCATTGTTCTCGTCGCCGGCGCGAGCCGCGAGGAAGTTGGCGTACGGGTTGTCTTCTGCCTCTTCCACCAGGACGCCATCCTTGCTGGGTGCCAGGCCAGCCTCAAGGGCGAAGTTTCCGTTGATCACGGAAGCGTCGACGTCATCGAGGGTGCGAGCCAGCTGCGCGGCGTCCGCCTCGACGAACTCCAGGTGCTTCGGGTTGTCCTTGACGTCG is part of the Saxibacter everestensis genome and harbors:
- a CDS encoding SLC13 family permease encodes the protein MSTKPEEPARPTTYRTMDEVAETLSPAEQRFERGRRTIGLILGPLAGLAVYFLSAGLDAPAQRLAGIVVFVIIYWISEAIPIPVTSLVAMCLVVLGNVAPADEVFALFGNSTLFVFIGGFIIAEAMRKHGLDRRFAFGVLRLPGIGNSTVRIIVAFGAITALLSGFISNTATAAMMMPIAAGIVGFLTNMIASQSGDSVKPGRLRFATALMLMVAYGASIGGLLTPVGSPPNLIGRAFIEDATGETIPFFTWMVLAFPLVVVMFAVLCVLLVMLNRPEVKHIEGVEKYVREEHAKLGRMGAGGRNTLIAFGVAVLLWVTPGLIGLFTGGEGAVYDAVTDRMNEGAVAIVAAALLFVLPVDWSQRKFTITWNDAARIDWGTIVLFGSGIALGSLLGSTGLAEAIGSGLSGLLGIQTLLGLTILGTVIAVIISETTSNTASVGVVVPIIIPLAVAADVNAVIPALAAIFGASFGFMLPVSTPPNAIVYGTGMVPITKMVRSGVALDIVGIVIIVAGVMGMGALLKLG
- a CDS encoding PucR family transcriptional regulator ligand-binding domain-containing protein — protein: MVKLSDIVGRKDLDLEVVWPHRTSLRDRFLERNVDAASVSELSDPGPWLQGSELLMTIGLLLPDSEAGCRDYLHRVAKAGAAAVAIGLGAELPHQQVPDRLIEAAAAVRIPLLAVPQAVPFVAVTKAFVELRTEAERRGLEWALQAQRSITVAATRPGPVQSMVKAFSTAAAADAVVLDAAGHVSAAHGPGAGSLPELLGGQLARMRKQPGRSASIDFDGKVVREVHPLGIARPRAWLLIQRGTADSSRSGGVPGGSSAAGSVAGGSVPGGSSAAGSVAGGSVPGGSSAGGSVDDGVRDRTGSDSAQHRVVTAGLISLLSLELERRHAALEEVWRSGRDAFAELVSSTVDDGAALALLGRAGINPFPVLAGSHLESDTRPWGIFGPLSGRRVRVLALSQREPTPGQHHQLLAEDLASEFEGTLVSFDPAAVFLLIAHDDALSDRLTDLALERNLALGIGSVLRPGAARVSYQQARAALRLSLNSGQAETAAGDADFRQMLDLVSAERLGEFALSVLGPVIAIDDSDHSMLATLRAYIDQRGNQDASATVLGIHRHTVRNRIARIERATGRDLGAPDSRLNVALALHAYDHFPQQS
- a CDS encoding histidinol-phosphate transaminase → MHIPKLRKALDAFPPYIPGKAPQEIAGLVSYKISSNESYLPPLPSVIEAITEAAATPARYPDTFGVELVGALGVRLNLPTDHFIIGTGSSELINSITQATCDDGDEAIYAWPSFEMYPQVVGLAAAKAVEVPLTEEFRHDLPAMADAITERTRLIFLCTPNNPTGPAIRSDELEEFLGKVPPSVIVVLDEAYLDFITDPDAADGLDFFAGRNNVVLLRTFSKAHGLAGMRIGFAVARPNVIEALTKTVIPFGVTSMSQKAALASLRAEDEMRERVCSIVAERNRVRGALLAQGWNVPDSQANFIWLPLGELTDAFDAACRARALSVRNLDVGVRCTIAEPEASDRLIEIADEFRKENF
- a CDS encoding thiamine pyrophosphate-binding protein, with the protein product MTDFAGTPEKFRNGALAVVSTLHAHGVEMIFGIPGTHNLEFYRHLKTFGIRAVTPRHEQGAGYAADGYWQVTGKPGVVITTSGPGLTNVITAAATAYAESRPMLVLSPGVPVGLERADAGLLHETKDASGAIEHLLLWSRRTRTAEGAAQAVADAFATFRSGRPGPVHIEVPLDILEGSWSGSPAAQQQVSRPVANQDAVAAAAEALASAGRPLIVAGGGACHASTEVTRLAETLDAPVVTTVNGKGVLDELHPLSLGANIRLRAIQDESAKCDVILVVGTELADSDLWGGRIGGEPDAPARPLVIRCDIDPDQLHKNLPGKILGHGDAGEFLAAIQTRLTETHRSEPAGGESGSDAEHDAGNGPTGADVDRSAGGERAAKLREASYAEAEPDYPVAPAICAAVRAAMNDDAILTGDSSQITYLGSVHFFAARKPYQHLYMPGFATLGYGIPAAIGAKLGAPDNQVVCLLGDGAAMFSIQEIMTAVELELAIPIVIIDNGGYREIQDQMDSREMEHVGVKLRRPDFAALGESMGARGVRTTRVEDLTSLVSDALSCNGPTIITLDLTS
- the speB gene encoding agmatinase; the protein is MSVESSSNREPIGQQDCTQIPRFAGPPTFGLLPRIDQVETQHGAGSVDVKILGIPYDAGVSYRSGARFGPSHVRASSRLLRPYNQATDVFPFASQQVADCGDIGVNPFNIEEAITSIEQAADELRADGAKLLTIGGDHTIALPMLRSHARTHGKIAVLHFDAHLDTWDTYFGAPYTHGTPFRRASEEGLIDLERSMHIGIRGPLYSKKDLEDDAVLGFQIVRSDDYQFKGIENVIERMRRRLGDAPVYVSVDIDVLDPAAAPGTGTPEAGGMTSRELLNSIRGLQGLNIVGAEIVEVAPAYDHAEITGLAAAQVGYELLSVMGANAQGATGPTGPIAAHLGVTPDRAK